A stretch of Nitrospira sp. DNA encodes these proteins:
- a CDS encoding NAD+ synthase translates to MQILRLAMAQMNPTVGDIAGNTRAIKSWIKEARKAKADVVAFPELAVTGYPPEDLLLKPRFIADNLRALDEIAKDCRGLLAVVGYVGQGRASDRATRRPVVAEGQHELSNAAAVLNERGLVASYSKWILPNYGVFDESRYFHPGRTLPLLTLRGATIGINICEDIWFPDGPTRLLAAAGAEVIVNINASPFQIGKSRTREQMLATRARENGVIVTYTNTVGGQDELVFDGNSLVLDQTGTVIARGKAFQEDFLVADVNVDAVVRQRMAQRRAKALGGKLASVVERVMVKLPAPSKRARVVPSLQAPREELEEVYDALVLGVQDYVRKNGFKKAVIGLSGGIDSALTAVIAIDALGAENVVGLFMPSPYTSQESGEDVAELARRLHMAYDTIAITSVFDACRQSLAASFAGRPVDTTEENLQARIRGNFLMAFSNKFGHLVLTTGNKSEMSVGYATLYGDMAGGFAVIKDVPKTMVYDLSRLRNARGASAVIPKRVLDRAPTAELRPNQKDEDSLPPYPILDPILKAYVEEDRSLEEIVAMGFERAVAARVIALVDRSEYKRRQAPIGIKITHRAFGKDRRMPITNGYRNC, encoded by the coding sequence ATGCAAATCCTTCGGCTGGCCATGGCCCAGATGAATCCCACCGTCGGTGATATCGCCGGGAATACTCGTGCGATCAAATCCTGGATCAAAGAGGCGCGCAAAGCCAAGGCCGATGTCGTGGCGTTTCCGGAATTGGCGGTGACGGGATATCCCCCGGAGGATTTGCTGCTGAAGCCGCGGTTCATTGCGGACAATCTGCGCGCGCTCGATGAGATTGCCAAGGACTGTCGGGGGCTGCTCGCCGTGGTCGGCTATGTCGGGCAAGGACGGGCCAGCGACAGGGCGACCCGTCGCCCTGTGGTCGCCGAGGGCCAGCATGAATTGTCGAATGCTGCGGCTGTGTTGAACGAACGAGGTCTGGTTGCCAGTTATAGCAAGTGGATCCTCCCGAATTATGGCGTTTTCGATGAGAGCCGGTATTTTCACCCTGGGCGGACGCTGCCGTTGCTGACCCTTCGCGGGGCGACGATCGGCATCAATATCTGTGAAGACATTTGGTTCCCTGACGGGCCGACTCGCTTGTTGGCCGCCGCCGGGGCGGAAGTGATCGTCAACATCAATGCCTCCCCGTTTCAGATCGGAAAAAGCCGGACTCGCGAGCAGATGCTGGCGACGCGGGCGCGGGAGAACGGGGTGATTGTGACCTACACCAATACGGTCGGCGGGCAGGATGAATTGGTGTTCGACGGGAACAGTCTTGTGCTCGATCAGACGGGGACGGTGATTGCACGGGGAAAGGCCTTTCAAGAAGATTTTCTGGTTGCCGATGTGAACGTGGATGCGGTGGTTCGCCAGCGGATGGCGCAACGGCGGGCCAAGGCGCTGGGGGGCAAGTTGGCCAGTGTGGTTGAGCGGGTGATGGTGAAATTACCGGCCCCCTCGAAGCGGGCCAGGGTGGTGCCGTCTCTTCAGGCTCCACGGGAAGAGTTGGAAGAGGTCTATGACGCCCTCGTGCTCGGCGTGCAGGACTATGTCCGCAAGAATGGATTCAAAAAAGCCGTCATCGGCTTGAGCGGGGGCATCGACTCAGCGCTCACGGCGGTGATCGCGATTGATGCGCTCGGCGCCGAAAACGTCGTGGGGCTGTTCATGCCCTCACCCTACACCTCTCAGGAGAGCGGTGAGGATGTGGCAGAGTTGGCTCGCCGCCTCCACATGGCGTACGACACGATCGCGATCACTTCGGTCTTCGACGCCTGTCGGCAGTCGCTCGCGGCGTCCTTTGCCGGCCGGCCTGTCGATACGACGGAGGAAAATCTCCAGGCCCGCATTCGGGGGAACTTTCTGATGGCCTTTTCAAATAAGTTCGGCCATCTCGTGCTAACGACTGGGAACAAAAGCGAGATGAGTGTCGGCTATGCCACGCTCTATGGCGACATGGCCGGCGGCTTTGCGGTGATCAAGGATGTGCCGAAGACGATGGTCTATGACCTGTCACGGCTGCGCAATGCCCGTGGGGCTTCGGCCGTGATTCCCAAACGCGTGCTGGATCGGGCTCCCACCGCGGAATTGCGGCCAAACCAGAAAGACGAAGACAGCCTGCCGCCGTATCCGATCCTGGATCCCATTTTGAAGGCCTATGTGGAAGAGGATCGGTCTCTGGAAGAGATTGTGGCGATGGGCTTTGAGCGGGCGGTGGCGGCGAGGGTGATTGCGCTGGTCGATCGCAGTGAATACAAACGCCGCCAGGCGCCGATTGGAATCAAGATCACCCATCGCGCGTTCGGGAAGGATCGGCGGATGCCGATCACGAACGGCTATCGCAATTGCTAG
- the pilQ gene encoding type IV pilus secretin PilQ, producing the protein MNTSLAVPGKYFGRAWLIGTASLILGASIAQAGDWAVDSRAEARTQENLVERDDVATLPAQAVTNVSIRPDGDQVTVVVTGDGKLFHDVKRLDDNRLVVDLVAVSSALKSSVILGQHPLLKRVRVGDHAEKVRLVFDLLEQPAFTVRSSGREVLVTLKPAAGSPMLSSAAISQSDLDIEGVGSKTSARPPVRGSRFIGVAQEKFKVRTVQMAGEPNPSDDVQTQDVVAGQTRYVGRRVSLDFQQADITNILRLIAEVSGFNIVVGEGVKAKVTMKLVSVPWDQALDMLLKMNGLGMIRQGTIVWVDTLTNIAKQQDEEAKAKEAKVKAEELVDRVFYIRNLPAQELMTSLKQYLSPRGVMTISQGSNALIVRETETKLAVLKQLVDGLDLQVPQVQIEARIVQADTAYARGLGIQWGVQNADFSSNKFNFFGNATGAFAPLGGTAAGQSGTGTIPRDFIVNLPAQVGGLPAVPAIGYQFGKLAPGFALDMRLSAGELLGLTKVIASPKVTTLDKREAKISQGESIPFQTTSLQGTQTTFVDANLELNVTPQITSRDPREIGKQIMLKVRATRNSVGARSNPAGPSIDRREATTQVVVRDGETMVIGGVFVDTQGNNVQGVPYLSRIPVLGWLFKNKSETVSKQELLIFLTPTIMRAI; encoded by the coding sequence ATGAACACATCATTGGCAGTTCCAGGCAAGTATTTTGGTCGGGCATGGCTCATTGGAACGGCAAGCTTGATCCTTGGTGCGTCAATCGCGCAGGCCGGGGATTGGGCGGTTGACTCCAGGGCGGAGGCGAGGACTCAAGAAAACCTCGTCGAGAGAGACGATGTGGCGACGTTGCCTGCACAGGCTGTGACGAATGTGTCAATTCGGCCAGATGGAGATCAGGTTACCGTGGTCGTCACAGGTGATGGAAAGTTATTTCACGATGTTAAACGATTGGACGACAATCGGTTGGTGGTCGATCTTGTGGCGGTGTCATCGGCCCTCAAATCGTCGGTGATTCTTGGGCAGCATCCGTTGCTGAAGCGAGTAAGGGTGGGGGATCATGCCGAAAAAGTTCGCCTGGTTTTTGATCTCCTTGAGCAGCCTGCCTTTACGGTGAGATCTTCCGGCAGGGAGGTTTTGGTGACGCTTAAGCCTGCAGCCGGTAGCCCAATGCTTTCATCGGCGGCCATTTCTCAGAGCGACTTGGATATCGAGGGAGTAGGCTCGAAAACATCCGCGCGGCCGCCCGTTCGAGGCTCCCGGTTTATTGGTGTGGCCCAGGAAAAGTTCAAGGTGCGCACTGTTCAAATGGCGGGAGAACCCAATCCGTCGGATGACGTCCAGACACAAGATGTTGTGGCGGGACAGACTCGGTATGTTGGTCGCAGGGTCTCGCTTGATTTTCAGCAGGCCGATATCACGAATATTCTTCGCCTGATTGCTGAGGTGAGTGGATTCAATATTGTGGTCGGTGAAGGCGTGAAAGCCAAGGTGACCATGAAGCTGGTGAGTGTGCCGTGGGATCAAGCCTTGGACATGCTCCTGAAGATGAATGGCTTGGGCATGATCCGGCAGGGCACCATTGTGTGGGTGGACACGTTGACCAACATTGCCAAACAGCAGGATGAGGAAGCGAAAGCGAAAGAGGCGAAGGTCAAGGCGGAAGAATTGGTGGATCGTGTTTTCTATATCCGGAATCTTCCCGCGCAAGAACTCATGACATCGCTCAAGCAGTATTTGAGCCCCCGAGGAGTGATGACGATTAGCCAAGGCAGCAACGCGTTGATCGTACGCGAGACTGAGACCAAGCTTGCGGTTCTGAAACAGTTGGTGGATGGGCTGGACTTGCAGGTCCCGCAGGTGCAGATCGAAGCACGCATTGTGCAAGCTGATACGGCCTATGCGAGAGGCTTGGGAATTCAGTGGGGTGTTCAGAATGCGGATTTTAGCAGCAATAAGTTTAATTTCTTTGGGAATGCCACGGGCGCATTTGCACCATTAGGTGGTACTGCTGCAGGTCAAAGCGGAACAGGAACAATTCCCCGCGATTTCATCGTAAATCTTCCTGCGCAGGTGGGCGGTCTTCCCGCTGTCCCGGCCATTGGCTATCAATTCGGCAAGTTGGCTCCGGGATTTGCCCTCGACATGCGGTTATCCGCTGGGGAACTGTTGGGATTGACGAAGGTGATCGCGTCTCCCAAGGTGACGACATTGGATAAGCGGGAAGCTAAAATCTCGCAGGGTGAGTCGATTCCCTTCCAGACCACCTCGCTTCAGGGTACACAGACCACATTTGTGGATGCGAATCTTGAGTTGAATGTGACGCCGCAGATTACATCGAGAGACCCGCGGGAAATCGGCAAGCAGATTATGTTGAAAGTGCGCGCTACGAGAAACTCTGTGGGTGCGCGAAGCAATCCTGCTGGGCCCAGTATCGATCGTCGCGAGGCCACCACGCAAGTGGTGGTGCGCGATGGGGAGACCATGGTGATTGGTGGTGTGTTTGTCGATACGCAGGGGAACAACGTGCAGGGTGTGCCGTATCTGTCACGAATTCCGGTGCTCGGTTGGTTGTTCAAAAATAAGTCTGAAACGGTGTCGAAGCAGGAATTGTTGATTTTCCTCACGCCGACGATCATGCGGGCGATTTAG
- the pilM gene encoding type IV pilus assembly protein PilM, whose amino-acid sequence MLSSFKNVFETDIVSLLTPKRQLVGLDIGSSAIKLVQLKESKGRYSLQKFGVKPLEPEVIVDGEVMDEGRVISAIRELFDELKVKNNQVAVSISGHAVIVKKISLPPMPDEELEGQVKLAAEQYIPFDINEVNIDFHVLPPDPADVEGGGGEISVILVAAKKAKINELTELVKGAGLVPLIMDVDAFAIENMHAINYPTGQEETTALVNVGASVMNVNIIRGGVSLFTRDIPLGGNRYTEAIQREMGLSYEEAEEAKKGEGGGHAGNGSIKQVLDGVNGEVASEIARTVDYFKTSAPDVGLDRVLVCGGVARMKGLVQQLGEHMHTPVEVANPFEEIDTTRSGVDQDELAAMAPLASVAVGLAMRFVGDR is encoded by the coding sequence ATGCTGAGTTCATTTAAAAATGTGTTTGAGACCGATATCGTTTCACTCCTGACGCCAAAGCGTCAGCTTGTAGGTTTGGATATTGGATCCAGCGCCATCAAGCTGGTGCAGCTGAAAGAGTCCAAGGGGCGGTATAGTTTGCAGAAGTTTGGGGTCAAGCCGCTTGAGCCTGAAGTGATTGTCGATGGGGAGGTCATGGACGAGGGGCGTGTTATCTCGGCCATTCGTGAATTGTTCGATGAATTGAAAGTGAAGAATAATCAGGTGGCGGTGTCTATCTCGGGGCATGCCGTCATCGTGAAAAAAATCAGTCTCCCTCCTATGCCGGATGAGGAATTGGAGGGCCAGGTCAAGCTTGCGGCTGAACAATACATTCCGTTCGATATCAATGAAGTGAATATCGATTTTCACGTGCTGCCTCCTGATCCTGCCGATGTAGAGGGGGGAGGTGGCGAGATATCCGTCATTCTGGTGGCGGCAAAGAAGGCAAAGATCAATGAGTTGACCGAGCTTGTAAAGGGCGCGGGATTGGTGCCGTTGATCATGGATGTGGACGCCTTTGCCATTGAGAATATGCATGCCATCAATTATCCCACGGGGCAAGAGGAAACGACGGCGCTGGTCAACGTTGGCGCCAGTGTGATGAATGTGAACATTATCCGCGGCGGGGTGTCGCTCTTTACCCGTGATATTCCCCTTGGAGGGAATCGTTATACCGAGGCGATTCAACGTGAAATGGGCTTGTCGTACGAAGAGGCCGAAGAGGCGAAGAAGGGCGAAGGGGGCGGCCATGCTGGAAATGGATCGATCAAACAGGTGCTGGATGGCGTGAATGGAGAGGTGGCGTCTGAAATCGCGCGCACGGTCGATTACTTCAAGACATCGGCTCCCGATGTCGGCCTGGATCGTGTGCTGGTCTGTGGCGGTGTTGCGCGCATGAAAGGCTTAGTACAGCAATTAGGCGAGCATATGCACACACCAGTCGAAGTGGCGAACCCCTTCGAGGAAATCGATACGACTAGAAGCGGTGTTGATCAGGACGAATTGGCTGCCATGGCGCCGCTTGCTTCTGTTGCAGTGGGATTGGCCATGAGATTCGTGGGGGACCGATGA
- a CDS encoding GAF and ANTAR domain-containing protein, whose translation MESKKLSSAQLEQALREKTREVDVLHRISESISNTLDLEAVLRHIVDVVVEVTKADACLLYLLSEGRDELVLRASKNPHPRLIGRITIGLGEGITGWVARERTRVVIPSNASEDSRFKFFNNLPEDRYQAFVSVPILVKKEVTGVINVQHKRARRYREDELALLTTIANQVGGAIENARLYDQMRRKAVQLETLSQVSETVVSNRIIDDVLQLIVTMTAQMLGSKICSIMLLDEVSGELKIAATQSLSEQYRRKPHLKTGQSISGRVVQERRPIIVPDVTKEQDYMYPDLAAKEGLCSLLSVPMMMRDKAIGVINSYTSVPHSFTSEEVRLMQAIANQAAISIEHTTLLEKSFEMQEALAVRKLLDRAKGYLMRSKRLTEEEAFKLIQRQSMDLRKSMREIAEAILLAGDIEERAEKRSV comes from the coding sequence ATGGAAAGCAAAAAGCTCTCTTCCGCACAACTTGAGCAGGCCTTGCGAGAAAAAACACGTGAAGTGGATGTCTTGCATCGCATCAGTGAATCGATCAGCAATACTCTGGATCTTGAGGCGGTGTTGCGGCATATCGTCGATGTCGTCGTGGAAGTGACCAAAGCCGATGCGTGCCTGCTCTATCTGTTGTCCGAGGGGCGTGATGAGTTGGTCTTGCGGGCATCGAAAAACCCCCATCCTCGTCTCATTGGCCGCATCACCATCGGCTTAGGCGAAGGTATTACCGGGTGGGTGGCGCGTGAGCGCACCCGTGTCGTGATCCCCAGTAACGCCAGCGAAGATTCGCGATTCAAGTTTTTCAATAACCTCCCGGAAGATCGCTATCAGGCATTCGTGTCGGTGCCGATCCTCGTCAAGAAGGAAGTCACCGGCGTCATCAATGTGCAGCATAAGCGGGCGCGCCGGTATCGTGAGGACGAGTTGGCGCTGCTGACCACTATTGCCAATCAGGTGGGCGGTGCGATTGAGAATGCCAGGCTGTACGATCAAATGCGCAGAAAGGCCGTGCAGTTGGAGACGTTGTCGCAGGTGTCTGAAACGGTTGTCTCCAACCGGATTATCGATGACGTGCTGCAATTGATCGTGACAATGACCGCTCAAATGTTGGGGTCGAAAATTTGCTCGATTATGCTGCTGGACGAAGTATCCGGAGAACTCAAGATTGCGGCGACTCAGAGTTTGAGTGAGCAGTACCGGCGCAAGCCCCATCTCAAAACCGGACAGAGTATCAGCGGACGCGTGGTTCAGGAGCGGCGGCCGATCATTGTGCCTGACGTGACCAAAGAGCAGGATTATATGTATCCTGATTTGGCCGCGAAGGAAGGCCTGTGTTCGTTGCTCTCTGTCCCGATGATGATGCGGGACAAGGCCATCGGCGTGATCAACAGTTATACGTCGGTTCCGCACAGCTTTACGTCCGAAGAGGTGCGCTTGATGCAAGCCATTGCCAATCAGGCGGCGATTTCCATTGAACATACCACCTTGCTGGAAAAGTCTTTTGAAATGCAGGAAGCCCTCGCCGTGCGAAAACTTTTAGATCGCGCCAAGGGGTACCTCATGCGATCCAAGCGGCTCACAGAAGAAGAGGCCTTCAAACTCATTCAGCGGCAGAGCATGGATTTGCGGAAGTCCATGCGTGAAATCGCCGAAGCGATTTTGCTTGCCGGCGATATCGAAGAGCGGGCCGAAAAGCGTAGTGTGTAG
- the aroB gene encoding 3-dehydroquinate synthase, with the protein MVIRTTQVPVSLGDRSYTITIGPGLLRELGVRLRALTASGLVGVVTDRHVARHYLKPALIQLKRAGFTPVPIILPPGEETKTFATIGKILDVLAKHRFERQSVLVALGGGVIGDLTGFAAAIYQRGMPFVQIPTSLVAQVDSSVGGKTGVDHRLGKNLIGAFHQPRAVWIDPQLLRTLPKREWVAGLAEVIKYGIIADRAFFAYLERTMPALLRLEQKVVMQVVKRSCEIKAQVVAEDERESDRRRILNYGHTIGHALEAMGGYRALVHGEAVGIGLVLEAELARSQGYCDDKTVTRIRKVVLAAGLSDCATTRSAAKVWSAMQHDKKVSQGKVIGVWPEAIGRVRMAPLERQVFLDWFRASQGDSAGRRKQVSSRRMASQ; encoded by the coding sequence ATGGTCATTCGAACGACTCAGGTGCCGGTTTCTCTGGGAGATCGGAGCTATACGATTACAATCGGTCCGGGACTTCTCCGAGAGCTTGGCGTACGGCTGCGAGCGCTCACGGCTTCCGGATTAGTCGGCGTGGTGACGGATCGTCATGTGGCGCGCCATTATCTCAAGCCGGCACTGATCCAGCTGAAACGAGCGGGTTTTACTCCGGTGCCGATCATTCTCCCGCCGGGGGAAGAAACCAAAACTTTCGCAACCATTGGGAAAATACTGGATGTGCTCGCCAAGCACCGGTTCGAGCGGCAATCGGTTCTCGTGGCACTCGGGGGCGGGGTGATCGGCGATCTCACAGGATTTGCGGCGGCGATTTATCAACGCGGCATGCCGTTTGTGCAAATCCCGACCTCCTTAGTGGCCCAGGTTGATTCCAGTGTCGGCGGAAAGACCGGCGTGGATCACCGGTTGGGCAAGAACCTCATCGGCGCTTTTCATCAGCCCCGCGCTGTGTGGATTGATCCGCAATTATTGCGAACGCTTCCGAAACGGGAATGGGTTGCAGGACTTGCGGAAGTGATCAAGTACGGCATTATTGCCGACCGCGCCTTCTTTGCGTATCTTGAACGGACGATGCCTGCGTTATTGCGGCTTGAGCAGAAGGTGGTTATGCAGGTCGTCAAACGCTCATGCGAGATCAAGGCGCAGGTGGTAGCGGAAGATGAGCGTGAATCGGACCGTCGGAGAATTTTGAACTATGGCCATACGATTGGTCATGCGCTTGAAGCCATGGGCGGGTATCGGGCGTTAGTTCATGGGGAAGCTGTAGGCATCGGGTTGGTACTAGAGGCGGAATTGGCGCGAAGCCAGGGATATTGTGACGACAAGACGGTGACACGCATTCGAAAGGTGGTCCTGGCCGCAGGGCTATCCGATTGTGCGACCACTCGTTCAGCGGCGAAGGTGTGGTCGGCGATGCAGCACGATAAAAAGGTTTCTCAAGGGAAAGTCATCGGTGTGTGGCCTGAGGCGATCGGCCGGGTGCGTATGGCACCGCTTGAACGCCAGGTGTTTCTGGACTGGTTTCGGGCTTCGCAGGGAGATTCAGCAGGGCGTCGGAAGCAGGTTTCTTCTCGCCGTATGGCATCACAGTAG
- a CDS encoding pilus assembly protein PilP, translated as MLAGVAQVLAGGPVSPPSQINPMRQESIKVAPVQDLQRQPIIPTSSQAQGEIVSALPVDLSVTETGAGFGYDPAGRRDPFAPVVQQLQLGKVDVNLPPLQRVNLTELNLIAIVWGAYGYTAMVQTPEGYGYTVRRGTRMGQNNGVVSAITERGIIVQERFTDVYGKKQEREYVKLLHPKEGLE; from the coding sequence GTGTTGGCCGGAGTCGCACAGGTTTTGGCTGGTGGTCCGGTTTCGCCTCCTAGCCAAATCAATCCGATGAGACAAGAGTCTATCAAGGTGGCTCCTGTCCAAGACCTTCAACGCCAGCCGATCATTCCGACATCGAGTCAGGCTCAGGGAGAAATTGTCAGTGCTCTTCCTGTGGATTTATCGGTGACTGAAACGGGAGCTGGGTTTGGATACGATCCTGCTGGGCGTCGTGATCCGTTTGCCCCGGTTGTACAGCAGCTTCAGCTTGGGAAGGTGGACGTTAATTTGCCTCCTTTACAGCGAGTCAATTTAACGGAACTGAATCTGATTGCTATTGTGTGGGGCGCCTATGGATATACCGCGATGGTTCAAACACCTGAGGGGTATGGATATACGGTGAGGCGTGGGACTCGAATGGGGCAGAATAACGGCGTGGTCAGCGCGATCACAGAGCGGGGCATTATTGTGCAAGAGCGGTTTACTGATGTCTATGGCAAAAAACAGGAGCGGGAATACGTCAAGCTTCTCCATCCGAAAGAGGGCTTAGAATGA
- the pilO gene encoding type 4a pilus biogenesis protein PilO, producing MAAPTINLDVLRNIPAMQKVALLSLCVGVMVAGFYFYIAEPKSAAIEALHAENARLDGEVQTLTIKVKHLDELVAANKQLEIELAKKKERLPPEEEAVMLLKQVSDLGVRLGLNIKLWKPGSQAEDASKLFVKMPVNVEVSGAYHTAALFFDRINHLPQIITVSGLKIGSPKMDQGRVVSQTQFDLVAYAAPPEKQVAAVPTANLAKPVQPGK from the coding sequence ATGGCTGCGCCTACGATCAATCTCGATGTGTTGCGGAATATTCCCGCCATGCAGAAGGTGGCCCTGTTGAGCCTATGTGTTGGCGTCATGGTGGCCGGATTTTATTTTTATATCGCTGAGCCAAAGTCGGCGGCGATTGAGGCGCTCCATGCCGAGAATGCGCGGCTGGATGGCGAGGTGCAGACCTTGACGATCAAGGTGAAGCATTTGGATGAGCTGGTGGCGGCGAATAAGCAACTTGAGATCGAATTGGCAAAAAAGAAGGAGCGCCTGCCTCCGGAGGAAGAAGCCGTCATGTTGCTGAAGCAAGTGTCAGATTTGGGGGTGCGGTTAGGGCTCAATATTAAGTTATGGAAACCTGGATCCCAAGCGGAGGATGCGTCCAAACTTTTCGTGAAGATGCCTGTTAATGTGGAAGTCTCGGGGGCGTACCATACGGCCGCGCTCTTTTTTGATCGCATCAATCACTTGCCCCAGATTATCACGGTCTCCGGGCTGAAAATTGGGTCTCCAAAGATGGATCAAGGGCGGGTGGTTTCGCAAACGCAGTTCGATCTCGTGGCCTATGCCGCTCCACCTGAGAAGCAAGTTGCTGCTGTGCCGACGGCCAATCTCGCAAAGCCAGTTCAGCCTGGCAAATAG
- a CDS encoding outer membrane beta-barrel protein: MSVRSVIGIGMCAWVSLVGSHSVLAQVPPASAPAAGPTVQERLEALEKKAEAPSLWKTLGFKVSGFVDVAYTHNFNNPSTNLNQLHIFDTNASSFMPHMAQLMLERPADAGGSALDRAGFRARLNFGPDARVTRARTNYQPGVAGAEMDFQELYAEYILPVGNGLKVQAGKINTLIGYEVINSWENPNFSRTFMFGLGQAFTTTGIRFTYTFNPVVTASVGVVNGWDNVDDNNKGKTVEWLVAITPHERFGVNFYGSVGPEQSNTVGGVVSGAGTNASAQRTVVGSIITFKATSQDTIILEPYYANEANANLVAGQTGKNARWNGIGAYYLHDFDDQWSMRLRGEIFEDAGGARACTGVVAGSVGAFTGAPGGWNTCAGATASAAATAVAQTLWETTYTLQYKPVPSLITRAEFRYDHSNKNVFLNGNERTNNQETLSFQVVYLF, translated from the coding sequence ATGTCAGTACGCAGTGTGATCGGAATTGGAATGTGTGCGTGGGTGTCGCTAGTCGGCAGCCACTCTGTGTTGGCGCAGGTGCCGCCCGCATCTGCGCCAGCGGCGGGGCCCACCGTTCAGGAGCGTCTGGAGGCGCTTGAGAAAAAAGCGGAGGCGCCATCGCTGTGGAAGACACTGGGATTCAAGGTGTCAGGATTTGTGGATGTCGCCTATACCCATAACTTCAATAATCCGAGTACCAACCTCAATCAACTGCACATCTTTGATACGAACGCGAGTTCGTTCATGCCGCATATGGCGCAGCTCATGCTGGAGCGGCCTGCCGACGCAGGGGGAAGCGCCCTTGATCGCGCGGGGTTCCGTGCGCGGTTGAATTTCGGGCCGGATGCGCGCGTCACGCGCGCCAGAACCAACTACCAACCAGGTGTGGCCGGCGCCGAAATGGATTTTCAAGAACTCTATGCCGAGTACATTCTTCCGGTCGGCAACGGCCTGAAAGTGCAAGCGGGGAAGATCAACACGCTGATCGGCTATGAGGTGATCAATAGCTGGGAAAATCCGAACTTTTCCAGAACCTTCATGTTCGGTCTCGGACAAGCCTTCACAACGACCGGCATTCGATTCACTTATACCTTCAATCCAGTCGTCACGGCCTCCGTGGGGGTAGTGAACGGATGGGACAATGTCGACGATAACAATAAAGGCAAGACAGTCGAATGGCTCGTGGCGATCACCCCGCATGAACGATTTGGGGTGAATTTCTATGGGTCCGTCGGACCGGAGCAATCCAATACCGTCGGTGGGGTCGTTTCGGGAGCGGGCACAAATGCCAGCGCTCAACGCACAGTCGTGGGATCCATCATTACGTTTAAAGCCACCAGTCAAGACACGATCATCCTGGAGCCGTACTATGCGAATGAAGCGAACGCCAACCTTGTGGCGGGGCAGACGGGAAAGAATGCCCGGTGGAATGGAATAGGCGCCTATTACCTCCATGACTTCGATGATCAATGGAGCATGCGGCTCCGGGGCGAGATCTTTGAGGATGCGGGTGGGGCCAGGGCTTGTACCGGAGTTGTGGCGGGGTCGGTCGGTGCGTTTACCGGTGCTCCAGGTGGGTGGAATACCTGCGCTGGTGCGACCGCATCTGCGGCGGCGACGGCCGTGGCTCAAACCCTTTGGGAGACGACCTATACGCTTCAGTACAAGCCGGTGCCTTCCCTGATCACGCGGGCGGAATTCCGGTATGACCATTCGAATAAGAATGTGTTTCTCAATGGGAATGAGCGAACCAACAACCAGGAAACCTTGTCGTTCCAAGTCGTGTACCTGTTCTAA
- a CDS encoding PilN domain-containing protein, whose product MIRINLLPGPKGRTAKPQYDVRAQALLGIGVLLITVAGCWWYTAALDSEIEARQEEKRDKEKQVAQLKEQVKQVQDFEQKKKLLEDKNRVIDQLEKSRVGPVKVLDYVSQSLEPLKVWLTSLKISTDSVELEGRALTNDDVVEFVNNLRRTDFFSNINLQESRAAVESAINIYQFKLAFRLKG is encoded by the coding sequence ATGATTCGCATTAATCTTCTTCCAGGACCCAAGGGCCGAACAGCAAAGCCTCAATATGATGTTCGGGCTCAGGCGCTATTGGGGATCGGAGTGCTTCTGATTACCGTGGCAGGGTGTTGGTGGTATACGGCTGCTTTGGACAGCGAAATTGAAGCGCGGCAAGAGGAAAAGCGGGATAAGGAGAAGCAGGTCGCCCAATTAAAAGAGCAAGTAAAGCAGGTTCAGGATTTTGAACAGAAAAAGAAACTGCTCGAAGATAAGAATCGTGTGATCGATCAGCTGGAAAAGTCGCGGGTAGGCCCTGTCAAGGTGCTCGACTATGTGAGCCAGAGTCTGGAGCCTCTCAAGGTGTGGCTGACCAGCTTGAAGATTTCCACAGACTCTGTCGAATTGGAAGGCCGGGCCCTCACCAATGATGACGTCGTAGAGTTTGTCAATAATCTTCGTCGGACCGATTTCTTCTCGAATATCAATCTTCAGGAAAGCCGGGCAGCCGTTGAAAGCGCGATCAATATCTATCAATTCAAGTTGGCATTTCGCCTGAAAGGTTGA